A region from the Janthinobacterium agaricidamnosum genome encodes:
- a CDS encoding CoA-acylating methylmalonate-semialdehyde dehydrogenase, with protein sequence MTTPMIGHFIGGNPMASRTERTSDVFNPATGAVTAKVALATPAELNAAVAAAHAAFPAWSQTSPLRRARVMFKFKELLEEHSDQLAALITAEHGKVFTDAKGEVTRGIEVVEFACGIPQMMKGEYSEQVAGGIDAWSIRQALGVCVGITPFNFPVMVPMWMFPMAIACGNTFVLKPSERDPSASLLLAQLLTDAGLPDGVFNVVQGDKEAVDGLLHHPDVRAVSFVGSTPIAEYIYATGCAQGKRVQALGGAKNHMVVMPDADIPQTVDALMGAAFGSAGERCMAISVVVAVGNVADQLVEALVPRIAALKITQGMDLSAEMGPVVTQVHKEKIAGYIATGVKEGAKLICDGRGFVLPGHEQGFFLGGSLFDHVTPEMTIYKEEIFGPVLCIVRVPDFTAALDLVNAHEYGNGTAIYTRDGNTAREYTHRVQVGMVGVNVPIPVPMAFHSFGGWKRSLFGDHHAHGPEAVRFYTKQKAVTQRWPASTAAGAEFAMPTLK encoded by the coding sequence ATGACGACCCCGATGATCGGCCACTTTATTGGTGGCAACCCGATGGCTTCGCGCACCGAGCGCACGAGCGACGTCTTCAATCCCGCCACCGGCGCCGTGACGGCCAAGGTGGCGCTGGCCACGCCTGCCGAACTGAACGCGGCCGTGGCTGCCGCCCATGCGGCGTTTCCCGCCTGGTCGCAGACCTCGCCGCTGCGCCGCGCCCGCGTCATGTTCAAGTTCAAGGAGTTGCTGGAAGAACATTCCGACCAGCTGGCGGCCCTGATCACGGCCGAGCACGGCAAGGTCTTCACGGATGCGAAAGGGGAAGTGACGCGCGGCATCGAAGTGGTGGAGTTTGCCTGCGGCATCCCGCAGATGATGAAGGGAGAATACTCGGAACAGGTGGCCGGCGGCATCGACGCCTGGTCGATCCGCCAGGCGCTCGGCGTCTGTGTCGGCATCACGCCGTTCAACTTTCCCGTGATGGTGCCGATGTGGATGTTCCCGATGGCCATTGCCTGCGGCAACACGTTTGTATTAAAACCGTCGGAACGCGACCCGTCGGCCAGCCTGCTGCTGGCGCAGCTGCTGACGGACGCCGGCTTGCCCGACGGCGTCTTCAACGTCGTGCAGGGCGATAAAGAAGCCGTCGATGGCTTGCTGCACCACCCGGACGTGCGCGCCGTCAGCTTCGTCGGTTCCACGCCGATCGCCGAGTATATCTATGCGACGGGCTGCGCGCAGGGCAAGCGCGTGCAGGCGCTCGGTGGCGCGAAAAACCACATGGTCGTCATGCCCGACGCGGACATTCCCCAGACGGTCGATGCCCTGATGGGCGCCGCGTTTGGTTCGGCCGGCGAGCGCTGCATGGCCATTTCCGTCGTCGTGGCGGTCGGCAATGTGGCGGACCAGTTGGTGGAAGCCCTGGTGCCGCGCATCGCGGCATTAAAGATCACGCAAGGCATGGATCTGTCGGCCGAAATGGGGCCGGTCGTCACGCAGGTGCACAAGGAGAAGATCGCCGGCTATATCGCCACGGGGGTCAAGGAAGGCGCCAAGCTTATCTGCGACGGGCGCGGTTTTGTCCTGCCAGGCCATGAGCAGGGCTTTTTCCTCGGCGGCAGCCTGTTCGACCACGTCACGCCCGAGATGACGATCTACAAGGAGGAAATCTTCGGGCCCGTCCTCTGCATCGTGCGCGTACCCGATTTCACGGCGGCGCTGGACCTGGTCAATGCGCATGAATACGGCAACGGCACGGCCATCTACACGCGCGACGGCAACACGGCGCGCGAATACACGCACCGGGTGCAGGTCGGCATGGTCGGAGTCAACGTGCCGATCCCCGTGCCGATGGCCTTCCACAGCTTCGGCGGCTGGAAGCGCAGCCTGTTCGGCGACCACCATGCGCACGGCCCCGAAGCGGTGCGTTTCTACACGAAGCAGAAGGCGGTGACGCAGCGCTGGCCGGCCTCGACGGCGGCCGGCGCGGAGTTTGCCATGCCGACCCTGAAGTAA
- the iolB gene encoding 5-deoxy-glucuronate isomerase, translated as MSPLLVKAGQGQTIVEVTPASAGWTHVGFAAHRLQAGEHISLETGRRELCLVVLTGTVTVRAGDHVWEAIGKRASVFEDVSPYAVYVPLETTVRITAVSAAEVALCSAPATTHRPARLIEPSSMTRSVRGKGANTRYVCDILPQTEAADGLLVVEVVTPSGHSSSYPPHKHDSDNIPTESSLEETYYHRLHPEQGFAYQRVYTDDRSIDEAMAVENHDVVMVPRGYHPVTVPYGYDGYYLNVMAGPKRVWHFKNDPAHDWLMTK; from the coding sequence ATGAGCCCGCTGCTGGTGAAAGCGGGGCAGGGACAGACCATCGTCGAGGTCACGCCCGCATCGGCCGGCTGGACGCACGTGGGCTTTGCCGCGCACAGGTTGCAAGCCGGCGAACACATCAGCCTGGAGACGGGCCGCCGCGAGCTGTGCCTCGTCGTGCTGACGGGCACGGTCACGGTGCGGGCGGGCGATCACGTCTGGGAAGCCATCGGCAAGCGCGCCAGCGTCTTCGAGGACGTCTCGCCCTATGCCGTGTATGTGCCGCTGGAAACCACGGTGCGTATCACGGCCGTGAGCGCCGCCGAGGTGGCCTTGTGCAGCGCCCCGGCCACGACGCACCGCCCGGCGCGCCTGATCGAACCTTCCAGCATGACGCGTTCCGTGCGCGGCAAGGGTGCGAATACCCGCTATGTGTGCGACATCCTGCCGCAGACGGAAGCAGCGGACGGCTTGCTGGTGGTGGAAGTCGTCACGCCGTCCGGCCATTCGTCGAGCTATCCGCCCCATAAACACGACAGCGACAATATTCCAACCGAAAGCTCGCTGGAAGAAACGTATTATCACCGCCTCCATCCCGAGCAGGGCTTTGCCTACCAGCGCGTCTACACGGATGACCGCTCCATCGATGAAGCCATGGCCGTGGAAAACCACGACGTGGTGATGGTGCCGCGCGGCTACCACCCCGTGACCGTGCCGTATGGCTACGATGGCTATTACCTGAACGTGATGGCCGGCCCGAAACGCGTGTGGCATTTTAAAAACGACCCGGCCCATGACTGGCTGATGACGAAATAA
- a CDS encoding ANTAR domain-containing response regulator has translation MTSSRTQPLRIVVVNTIVEHGVHENAALAAQVQRGNALRIGLLESGYDIVASLPADLYLPERIAQLQPDLIIIDAESDARDVLEHIVIATRDERRPIVLFTEDGATASIDAAMAAGVSAYIVAGLHAERILPVLNVALARFRQEEKLRAELLDTRHKLLERKVIERAKGLLMTHHGLTEDQAYQRLRSMAMNKKLKLAEIAQRILDVEDLLG, from the coding sequence ATGACGTCCAGCCGTACCCAGCCTTTGCGCATCGTCGTCGTCAACACTATTGTCGAGCACGGCGTGCACGAGAATGCGGCCTTGGCTGCCCAAGTGCAGCGCGGCAATGCCTTGCGCATCGGCTTGCTGGAATCGGGCTACGACATCGTCGCCTCCCTGCCAGCCGACCTCTACCTTCCTGAACGCATCGCCCAACTGCAGCCTGACCTCATCATCATTGACGCGGAATCGGATGCGCGCGACGTGCTCGAGCACATCGTCATCGCCACGCGCGACGAGCGCCGCCCCATCGTATTATTTACGGAAGACGGCGCCACGGCCAGCATCGACGCGGCCATGGCGGCCGGCGTCTCCGCCTACATCGTGGCCGGCTTGCATGCCGAGCGCATCTTGCCCGTGCTGAACGTGGCGCTCGCACGCTTTCGCCAGGAAGAAAAATTGCGCGCCGAATTGCTCGACACGCGGCACAAGCTGCTTGAGCGCAAGGTGATCGAACGGGCCAAGGGCCTGCTGATGACGCATCACGGCTTGACGGAAGACCAGGCTTACCAGCGCTTGCGCAGCATGGCCATGAACAAGAAACTCAAGCTGGCAGAGATTGCCCAGCGCATCCTCGACGTGGAGGACTTGTTGGGATGA
- the iolE gene encoding myo-inosose-2 dehydratase, whose translation MTTWNVRIGINPISWMNDDLPSLGGETPLETALKEGAEIGYVGFELGNKFPKDAPSLNAVLGKYGLACVSGWYSGRLAHRSVEEEIASVGPHLRLLADSGATVMVYGEVADAIQGEARPLYKRPRFQSAQQWQDYADKLTAFAAHLLAHGVRLAYHHHMGAYVETPADVDQLMALTGPEVGLLFDTGHITFAGGDALAVLNKHIDRICHVHCKDVRPNVVKLARNGHWSFLQAVINGAFSVPGDGCIDFPAILTRLYLHGYAGWLVVEAEQDPAVAPSYAYAKMGHDYLARLVDAIPRLGREAA comes from the coding sequence ATGACTACCTGGAATGTACGTATCGGCATCAACCCGATCTCGTGGATGAACGACGATTTACCCAGCCTGGGCGGCGAAACGCCGCTGGAAACGGCGCTGAAGGAAGGCGCCGAGATCGGCTATGTGGGTTTTGAACTGGGCAACAAGTTTCCCAAGGATGCCCCGTCTCTGAACGCCGTGCTGGGCAAATATGGCCTGGCGTGCGTCTCCGGCTGGTATTCGGGCCGCCTGGCGCACCGCTCGGTGGAAGAAGAGATCGCTTCTGTTGGCCCGCATTTACGTTTACTTGCCGACAGCGGCGCCACCGTCATGGTCTACGGCGAAGTGGCCGACGCCATCCAGGGCGAAGCGCGTCCCTTGTATAAACGCCCGCGTTTCCAGTCCGCCCAGCAATGGCAGGACTACGCCGATAAACTCACGGCCTTTGCCGCCCACCTGCTGGCGCACGGCGTGCGCCTGGCCTACCACCACCACATGGGCGCCTACGTGGAAACGCCGGCCGACGTGGACCAATTGATGGCCCTGACGGGGCCGGAAGTGGGCTTGTTGTTTGATACGGGTCATATCACCTTTGCCGGCGGCGACGCGCTGGCGGTACTCAATAAACATATCGACAGGATTTGCCACGTGCATTGCAAGGACGTGCGCCCGAACGTGGTGAAACTGGCCCGCAATGGCCACTGGAGTTTTTTGCAGGCCGTCATCAATGGCGCCTTCAGCGTGCCGGGCGACGGCTGCATCGACTTCCCGGCCATTTTGACGCGGTTATATCTGCACGGCTATGCGGGCTGGCTGGTGGTGGAGGCGGAGCAAGACCCGGCCGTCGCGCCCAGCTACGCATACGCGAAGATGGGCCACGATTACCTGGCACGCCTGGTCGACGCCATCCCCCGCCTGGGTCGGGAGGCGGCATGA
- the iolD gene encoding 3D-(3,5/4)-trihydroxycyclohexane-1,2-dione acylhydrolase (decyclizing), which yields MSATIRLTMAQALVRYLSVLRTEDGQPLFGGAFAIFGHGNVAGLGEALYQYREQFPTYRAHNEQAMAHAAIAYAKAHMRRRMMAVTSSIGPGATNLLTAAALAHVNRLPVLLLPGDVFVSRAPDPVLQQLEDGTDGSVSVNDAFKPLSRYFDRIVYPEQLLTALPRAIAALTDAAACGPVTLSLPQDVQTMAHDYPVDFFEPRVVRFRAVPPVEQELEEAALLLKNAKQPLIIAGGGVLYGQAGAALQAFAERHGIPVAETQAGKSSLPWDHPLQLGAIGVTGSPAANSLAAQADVVLAVGTRLQDFTTGSNSLFAQAQLLSLNVNSFDALKRRGLGVQADATLGLQGLSQRLAHWNSAGQWLDRAQQAGNAWRATVLAITGKREVAGLPYDGEVIGAVQRSAPDSTVRDIVVCAAGTLPAELHKLWRTSTPGGYHMEYGYSCMGYEIAGGLGVKMAKPDAEVIVMVGDGSYLMMNSEIATSVMLDKKLIIVVLDNRGYGCINRLQQACGNASFNNMLPDSAPRIDFALHAQSLGALSEHVGSIAELEQAMLRARAASRTYLICIDTDDTRTTEEGGCWWEVAVPEVSTQAGVQAARARYENDRLKQRN from the coding sequence ATGAGCGCCACGATCAGATTGACCATGGCGCAGGCGCTGGTGCGCTATCTGTCGGTATTGCGTACCGAGGATGGTCAGCCTTTGTTCGGCGGCGCCTTCGCCATCTTTGGCCACGGCAACGTGGCGGGCCTGGGCGAGGCGCTGTACCAGTACCGCGAGCAATTTCCCACCTACCGCGCCCACAATGAACAGGCGATGGCGCATGCGGCCATCGCCTATGCGAAAGCGCACATGCGCCGGCGCATGATGGCGGTGACCAGCTCCATCGGTCCGGGTGCGACGAATCTGCTCACCGCCGCCGCCTTGGCGCACGTCAACCGCCTGCCCGTGCTCTTGCTGCCGGGCGACGTCTTCGTTTCGCGCGCGCCCGACCCGGTGCTGCAGCAACTGGAAGACGGCACGGATGGCAGCGTGTCGGTCAACGATGCCTTCAAACCGCTGTCGCGCTACTTTGACCGCATCGTGTATCCGGAACAATTGCTCACGGCCTTGCCGCGCGCGATCGCCGCCTTGACGGACGCGGCCGCCTGCGGCCCCGTCACCTTGTCCCTGCCGCAAGACGTGCAGACGATGGCGCATGACTATCCCGTGGATTTCTTTGAACCGAGAGTCGTGCGTTTCCGCGCCGTGCCGCCCGTCGAGCAGGAGCTGGAAGAGGCCGCGTTGCTATTGAAAAATGCGAAGCAGCCGCTGATCATCGCCGGCGGCGGCGTGCTGTACGGCCAGGCCGGCGCCGCCTTGCAGGCGTTTGCCGAACGCCATGGCATACCCGTGGCGGAGACCCAGGCGGGCAAGAGCAGCTTGCCGTGGGACCACCCTTTGCAGCTGGGCGCCATCGGCGTCACCGGTTCGCCGGCCGCCAACAGCCTGGCGGCGCAGGCGGACGTGGTGCTGGCCGTCGGCACGCGCCTGCAGGATTTCACGACAGGGTCGAACTCCCTGTTTGCGCAGGCGCAGCTGCTCAGCCTGAACGTCAACAGCTTTGATGCGCTGAAACGCCGCGGCCTGGGTGTACAAGCGGACGCGACCCTGGGTTTGCAGGGCTTGTCGCAAAGGCTGGCGCACTGGAATAGCGCGGGCCAGTGGCTGGACCGGGCGCAGCAGGCAGGGAATGCCTGGCGCGCCACCGTGCTGGCCATTACCGGCAAACGCGAGGTCGCCGGCTTGCCGTACGACGGCGAAGTCATCGGCGCCGTGCAGCGTTCCGCACCGGATTCTACTGTGCGCGACATCGTCGTCTGCGCGGCCGGTACCTTGCCGGCCGAGCTGCATAAACTGTGGAGAACGTCCACGCCGGGCGGCTACCACATGGAATACGGCTACTCGTGCATGGGCTATGAGATCGCCGGCGGCCTCGGCGTCAAGATGGCCAAGCCTGATGCCGAAGTCATCGTCATGGTGGGCGACGGCAGCTATCTGATGATGAATTCGGAAATCGCCACCTCCGTCATGCTGGACAAAAAACTCATCATCGTCGTGCTCGACAACCGGGGCTACGGCTGCATCAACCGATTGCAGCAGGCCTGCGGCAATGCCTCGTTCAACAATATGTTGCCCGACAGCGCACCGCGCATCGACTTCGCCCTGCATGCGCAATCCCTGGGCGCGCTGTCCGAACATGTGGGTTCGATTGCCGAACTCGAACAGGCCATGCTGCGCGCCCGGGCAGCTTCACGCACGTATCTGATCTGCATCGACACGGACGACACGCGCACGACAGAAGAGGGTGGTTGCTGGTGGGAAGTGGCCGTGCCCGAGGTCTCCACGCAAGCCGGCGTGCAAGCTGCGCGTGCCCGTTATGAAAACGATCGCCTGAAACAAAGGAATTGA
- a CDS encoding CmpA/NrtA family ABC transporter substrate-binding protein, whose protein sequence is MTEKMADSAQVMRTLQPERQTIRIGYLPLTDCASLVMASKLGLDEKYGIKIELSREMSWAGVRDKLNSGELDAAHVLYGLVYGVQMGIGGQQRDMAVLMNLNHSGQAVTVSAALAREGAHDGPTLARHMRATARPFAFAHTFPTGNHAILLQYWLAAHGIDPLRDARVMTVPPSQMVAALRAGQMDGFCAGEPWGYKAIVDGVGVTAAASGAIWPDHPGKVLGTSAAFAQQHPNSCRALIAAVLEAGRWIDASDTNRLAMAATLAEPAYLNTPQETLAPRILGHYQDGLGKTWDEAHGLKFYGDGAVNFPYLSDGMWFMTQHRRWGLLRDEPDYLAVARQVNRIDLYRQAAEMTATTVPKAPMRSSTLCDGVVWDGSAPEAYAASFAIGHFF, encoded by the coding sequence ATGACAGAGAAAATGGCAGACAGTGCCCAGGTGATGCGGACCCTGCAGCCGGAAAGACAGACGATACGCATCGGCTACCTGCCGCTGACCGATTGCGCCTCGCTGGTGATGGCGTCGAAGCTGGGTCTCGATGAGAAATACGGCATCAAGATCGAACTGAGCCGCGAGATGTCGTGGGCCGGCGTGCGCGACAAACTGAACAGTGGAGAACTCGACGCGGCCCACGTGTTGTATGGTCTCGTATATGGCGTGCAGATGGGCATCGGCGGGCAGCAGCGCGACATGGCCGTGCTGATGAATCTCAATCACAGCGGTCAGGCTGTCACCGTGTCGGCGGCGCTGGCGCGCGAGGGCGCCCACGATGGTCCCACCCTGGCGCGGCATATGCGCGCCACGGCGCGGCCGTTTGCGTTCGCGCATACTTTTCCGACCGGTAACCACGCGATACTGCTGCAATACTGGCTGGCCGCGCATGGCATCGATCCGCTGCGCGACGCGCGCGTGATGACGGTGCCGCCGTCGCAGATGGTGGCCGCCTTGCGCGCCGGCCAGATGGACGGCTTTTGCGCGGGCGAACCGTGGGGCTACAAGGCCATCGTCGATGGCGTGGGCGTGACGGCAGCCGCCAGCGGCGCCATCTGGCCCGACCATCCGGGCAAGGTGCTGGGCACCAGCGCCGCGTTTGCGCAGCAGCATCCGAACAGCTGCCGCGCCCTCATCGCCGCCGTGCTCGAGGCGGGACGCTGGATCGATGCCAGCGATACCAACCGGCTGGCCATGGCGGCCACTCTGGCCGAGCCCGCTTACCTGAACACGCCTCAGGAAACGCTGGCGCCGCGCATTCTCGGCCATTACCAGGATGGCCTGGGCAAGACCTGGGACGAGGCGCACGGTTTGAAGTTCTACGGCGATGGCGCCGTCAATTTCCCGTATCTGTCCGACGGCATGTGGTTCATGACCCAGCACCGGCGCTGGGGCTTGCTGCGCGATGAACCCGATTATCTGGCGGTGGCAAGGCAAGTCAACCGCATCGACCTGTACCGCCAGGCGGCGGAGATGACGGCCACGACCGTACCAAAAGCCCCCATGCGCAGCTCGACCCTGTGCGACGGCGTCGTGTGGGACGGCAGCGCGCCGGAAGCGTACGCGGCATCGTTTGCCATCGGCCATTTTTTCTGA
- a CDS encoding bifunctional 5-dehydro-2-deoxygluconokinase/5-dehydro-2-deoxyphosphogluconate aldolase translates to MNNSTQFAQGRALDVICLGRLAVDLYAQQIGSPLEDATSFAKYLGGSSANIAFGTARLGLKSAMLSKVGDDHMGRFLTDTLAQEGCDVSHVGIDRDRLTALVMLGIKDKNTFPLIFYRENCADMAIDASSVDAAFIASSKALLITGTHFSTSAMHAVSTQALKLARANNVRTVLDIDYRPVLWGLSGKADGETRFVSNDGVTKHLQAILPQFDLIVGTEEEFMIAGGGADIMASLRAVRAATLATLVVKRGPLGSAVIDNVVPASLDDAYNYRGVRVEVLNVLGAGDAFLSGFLKGWLRGEDYEACCRYANGCGALVVSRHGCAPAMPSPVELDYFLANAAKLTQPDQDATLSRLHRTTVARPQWNELCVFAFDHRTQFFELAQQTGAPEAAIAALKQLMVQAVAQTETALQLAGKTGVLIDGRYGVDALNDATGRGWWIGRPVELPGSNPLQFDWGRSIGSHLLSWPKEHVIKCLVQLHPDDAVENRLEQEAQIKALYDAAQVSGHELLLEVIPSEALPHSDDTVLRAVKRLYNLGIYPEWWKLESMSAQQWQAIDALVHERDPYCRGVVLLGLNAPIAALADSFEQASASTTCRGFMVGRTIFQEPSRRWLAGELDDAGLIAAVRANFEQLISLWQRTRNRLERAA, encoded by the coding sequence ATGAATAATTCCACACAATTTGCCCAGGGCCGCGCGCTCGACGTGATCTGCCTGGGCCGCCTGGCGGTGGACCTGTACGCGCAGCAGATCGGCAGCCCCCTGGAAGATGCGACGAGCTTTGCCAAATACCTGGGCGGCTCGTCGGCGAACATCGCCTTCGGCACGGCCCGGCTGGGCTTGAAGTCGGCCATGCTGTCGAAGGTGGGCGACGACCACATGGGCCGTTTCCTCACCGATACCTTGGCGCAGGAGGGTTGCGACGTCAGCCACGTCGGTATCGACCGCGACCGGCTCACGGCCCTCGTCATGCTGGGCATCAAGGACAAGAACACCTTCCCGCTGATCTTTTATCGCGAAAATTGCGCCGACATGGCCATCGACGCATCGTCGGTGGATGCGGCCTTCATTGCGTCGAGCAAAGCCTTATTAATCACGGGCACGCATTTCTCGACTAGCGCCATGCACGCCGTCAGCACGCAAGCCTTGAAACTGGCCCGCGCGAACAACGTGCGCACCGTGCTCGACATCGATTACCGGCCCGTGCTGTGGGGTTTGTCGGGCAAGGCCGATGGCGAAACGCGGTTCGTCTCGAACGACGGCGTCACCAAACATCTGCAGGCGATCCTGCCGCAGTTCGACCTGATCGTCGGCACGGAAGAGGAATTCATGATCGCCGGCGGCGGTGCCGACATCATGGCGTCCCTGCGCGCCGTGCGGGCCGCCACCCTGGCCACCCTCGTCGTCAAGCGTGGGCCGCTGGGCAGCGCCGTCATCGACAATGTGGTGCCGGCCAGCCTCGATGACGCGTATAACTACCGCGGCGTGCGCGTCGAAGTCTTGAACGTGCTCGGCGCGGGCGACGCTTTTCTTTCCGGTTTCCTGAAAGGCTGGCTGCGCGGCGAGGATTACGAGGCATGCTGCCGCTACGCGAACGGCTGCGGCGCCCTCGTCGTGTCGCGCCACGGCTGCGCGCCGGCCATGCCGTCGCCCGTCGAGCTCGACTATTTCCTGGCTAATGCGGCAAAGCTCACGCAGCCGGACCAGGATGCGACCTTGTCGCGCCTGCACCGCACGACGGTGGCGCGCCCGCAGTGGAACGAGCTGTGCGTGTTTGCGTTCGACCACCGCACGCAATTTTTTGAGCTGGCGCAACAAACCGGCGCGCCCGAAGCAGCCATTGCGGCCTTGAAGCAATTGATGGTGCAAGCCGTGGCGCAAACGGAAACGGCCTTGCAACTGGCCGGCAAGACAGGCGTGCTGATCGATGGCCGCTATGGCGTCGACGCGCTCAACGATGCGACGGGGCGCGGCTGGTGGATAGGCCGTCCCGTGGAATTGCCGGGATCGAACCCGCTGCAATTCGACTGGGGCCGCTCCATCGGTTCACACCTGCTCAGCTGGCCGAAAGAGCACGTGATCAAGTGCCTGGTGCAGCTGCATCCGGATGACGCCGTGGAAAACCGCCTGGAACAGGAAGCGCAGATCAAGGCCCTGTACGATGCGGCGCAAGTGAGCGGTCACGAACTGTTGCTCGAAGTCATACCGTCGGAAGCCTTGCCGCACAGTGACGATACCGTCTTGCGCGCCGTCAAGCGCCTGTACAACCTCGGCATCTACCCGGAATGGTGGAAACTGGAAAGCATGTCCGCCCAGCAATGGCAAGCCATCGATGCCCTCGTGCATGAGCGCGATCCGTATTGCCGTGGCGTCGTCTTGCTGGGCTTGAACGCGCCCATCGCCGCCCTGGCCGACAGTTTTGAGCAGGCCAGTGCCAGCACCACCTGCCGCGGCTTCATGGTGGGCCGCACCATCTTCCAGGAACCGAGCCGCCGCTGGCTGGCCGGCGAACTCGACGATGCGGGCCTGATCGCCGCCGTGCGCGCCAATTTCGAGCAGCTGATCAGCTTGTGGCAACGCACGCGCAACCGCCTGGAGCGTGCGGCATGA